Proteins from a single region of Undibacterium sp. KW1:
- the selD gene encoding selenide, water dikinase SelD — protein sequence MSKETNAPVRLTSFSHGGGCGCKIAPGVLAEILKKSSGFPVPPALMVGIETADDAAVYKLNDEQALIATTDFFMPIVDDPFDFGRIAATNAISDIYAMGGTPIMALALVGMPVNQLPLDVIGKIIQGGETICAEAGIPIAGGHTIDSVEPIYGLVVMGLIHPSRVKRNADAKAGDKLILSKPLGVGILSAALKKQALDEAGYATMIANTTKLNKPGQALSALDGVHAMTDVTGFGLLGHLLEVCRGSKLAARLDMSTIPLLANVKELATNGYITGASARNLAAYGSSVQFDTQISPAQQALLTDPQTSGGLLVACDAAVVEDVLRIFHQGGFLEAAVIGDIVAGEPAIAVLP from the coding sequence ATGAGCAAAGAAACTAACGCCCCCGTCCGACTGACCTCTTTCTCGCATGGCGGCGGCTGCGGCTGCAAGATTGCGCCCGGCGTACTTGCTGAAATACTAAAAAAATCCTCAGGCTTTCCGGTACCGCCTGCTCTTATGGTGGGGATAGAAACAGCAGACGACGCAGCCGTCTATAAACTCAATGATGAGCAGGCACTGATTGCCACCACGGATTTTTTCATGCCCATCGTGGATGATCCTTTTGATTTTGGCCGCATCGCTGCCACCAATGCCATTTCGGATATCTATGCCATGGGCGGCACGCCCATCATGGCGTTGGCACTGGTGGGCATGCCTGTTAATCAATTACCTCTGGATGTCATCGGCAAAATTATCCAAGGCGGTGAAACCATCTGTGCCGAGGCTGGCATACCCATAGCCGGCGGCCACACCATTGATTCTGTAGAACCCATTTATGGCCTGGTCGTCATGGGCCTGATTCACCCATCCAGGGTCAAACGCAATGCCGATGCCAAGGCAGGCGACAAACTCATACTCAGCAAGCCGCTGGGTGTAGGCATATTGTCTGCCGCACTGAAAAAGCAGGCGTTGGACGAGGCAGGCTATGCCACCATGATCGCCAATACCACCAAACTGAACAAACCTGGGCAGGCCCTGTCTGCACTTGATGGCGTGCATGCGATGACCGACGTTACCGGCTTTGGCCTGCTAGGCCATTTGCTGGAAGTCTGCCGTGGTTCGAAACTGGCAGCCCGGCTGGATATGTCAACAATACCTTTGCTGGCGAATGTGAAAGAACTGGCCACAAATGGCTATATCACCGGTGCCTCTGCCCGCAACTTGGCAGCCTATGGCTCATCTGTGCAGTTCGACACGCAGATCAGTCCCGCCCAGCAAGCCTTGCTGACTGATCCGCAAACATCGGGGGGATTACTGGTTGCCTGCGATGCGGCAGTTGTTGAAGATGTTTTAAGAATTTTCCATCAGGGCGGCTTCTTGGAAGCTGCTGTGATTGGTGATATTGTTGCAGGTGAACCTGCTATCGCTGTACTGCCCTGA
- a CDS encoding DEAD/DEAH box helicase, with protein MSFEALGLHVNIIRALTDSGYTKPTSVQEQAIPAAIEGRDLMVSSQTGSGKTAAFMLPALHKLVSAEVVSYDNSKTPNQERQSARSRGDRPRFVAAKPKMLVLTPTRELALQVTTATDKYSAYSRRIKAVSILGGMPYPKQMQLLSRNPEILVATPGRLIDHMESGKIDFSELQMLVLDEADRMLDMGFIDDIEKIVAATPPTRQTMLFSATLDGVVGNMAKRITTEPLVIQIAGSASKHENIQQRVHFVDDLSHKNRMLDHLLRDTTVDQAVVFTATKRDADTIADRLNIAGFAAAALHGDMHQGARNRTLDALRRGQVRVLVATDVAARGIDVPAITHVFNYDLPKFPEDYVHRIGRTGRAGRKGLAVSLVNHAESMHVKRIERFTKQLIPVDVIEGFEPKKSAAPARSAARKPNGWKPGDARKSGGGGYGNNKPGQRSFSKPAGASTGTSAGPRKEGGGYKGNRSNDSGARRTFGDY; from the coding sequence ATGAGTTTTGAAGCACTAGGTCTCCACGTCAACATCATCCGCGCTCTGACTGACTCTGGCTATACCAAGCCAACCTCGGTACAAGAACAGGCAATCCCTGCCGCGATTGAAGGTCGTGACCTGATGGTCTCATCCCAGACCGGCTCCGGCAAAACTGCCGCTTTCATGCTGCCTGCTTTGCATAAACTGGTTTCCGCTGAAGTTGTCAGCTATGACAACAGCAAAACACCTAACCAGGAACGTCAATCTGCACGCTCCCGTGGCGACCGTCCACGTTTCGTTGCTGCAAAACCAAAAATGCTGGTACTAACACCAACCCGCGAACTGGCTTTGCAAGTCACTACAGCAACTGACAAATACAGCGCTTATTCACGCCGTATCAAGGCTGTGTCCATCCTCGGTGGCATGCCTTACCCTAAACAGATGCAATTGTTGTCCCGCAATCCAGAAATTCTGGTGGCAACGCCTGGCCGTCTGATCGACCATATGGAATCTGGCAAGATCGATTTCTCTGAACTGCAAATGCTGGTTCTGGACGAAGCCGACCGCATGCTGGACATGGGTTTCATCGACGATATCGAAAAAATCGTTGCTGCCACACCTCCTACACGTCAAACCATGTTGTTCTCTGCAACGCTGGATGGCGTCGTCGGTAACATGGCTAAACGCATCACGACTGAGCCTCTGGTGATCCAGATCGCCGGTTCTGCCAGCAAGCATGAAAACATCCAGCAACGCGTACACTTTGTGGATGACCTGTCCCACAAAAACCGCATGCTTGATCATCTGCTGCGCGACACTACCGTTGACCAGGCCGTTGTATTTACAGCCACCAAACGTGATGCAGACACCATCGCTGACCGCCTGAACATCGCTGGCTTCGCTGCTGCTGCCCTGCATGGCGACATGCACCAGGGTGCACGTAACCGCACACTGGACGCATTGCGCCGTGGCCAGGTACGTGTACTGGTCGCGACTGACGTTGCTGCCCGTGGTATTGACGTTCCTGCAATTACGCACGTATTCAACTACGATTTGCCTAAATTCCCGGAAGACTATGTCCACCGCATAGGCCGTACTGGCCGCGCTGGCCGCAAGGGTCTGGCTGTTTCCTTGGTCAATCATGCCGAGAGCATGCACGTCAAACGTATCGAACGCTTCACCAAGCAATTGATCCCTGTCGATGTCATCGAAGGTTTTGAACCCAAGAAATCTGCAGCACCTGCACGCTCTGCAGCGCGCAAGCCTAACGGCTGGAAACCAGGCGATGCCCGTAAATCCGGTGGCGGCGGCTATGGCAACAACAAGCCAGGTCAACGCAGCTTCAGCAAACCAGCTGGCGCATCCACAGGCACCAGCGCTGGTCCACGTAAAGAAGGCGGTGGCTACAAAGGCAACCGCTCGAACGACAGTGGCGCACGACGTACATTTGGCGACTATTAA
- the bcsZ gene encoding cellulose synthase complex periplasmic endoglucanase BcsZ, whose amino-acid sequence MPKIPNTVFSIARTLLLLIFSVFLASSGNTFAASCNDPWPAWEQFKKTFIADDGRVIDHSGTRKPTTSEGQAYALFFALSGNDKGAFQRILTWTENNLAAGDLTARLPAWQWGQREDNSWGIIDKNPASDADLWIAYSLGVAGEVWKEKRYAALSSLLAQRILNEETAELPGLGLSLLPAPSGFNLPNNQWKLNASYLPLPLLRWFEQKESDERWKRMVSPAVRLIAGSAPKGYAADWIIYDAQKGFLPDTQGVEKGQGAYNAIRIYLWTGMMASQDAERANLLKLLRPMAQIVDSKGYPPEYIDILTGDINGPGSSGFSAALLPFLQAQGVQKTIVQQQLRLQAQPIKADAYYDQVLSLFALGWQEKRFRFDARGEVDFYWQHFCWRLF is encoded by the coding sequence ATGCCCAAGATCCCAAACACTGTCTTTTCTATAGCACGCACTTTATTGCTGCTGATATTCAGTGTGTTCCTCGCGTCTTCCGGCAATACTTTCGCGGCATCCTGCAATGACCCATGGCCAGCCTGGGAACAATTCAAGAAGACTTTCATCGCCGACGATGGCCGCGTGATCGACCATAGCGGTACGCGCAAACCAACAACATCAGAAGGCCAGGCTTATGCCCTGTTCTTTGCCCTGAGTGGCAACGACAAAGGCGCATTTCAACGCATCCTGACCTGGACAGAGAATAACCTGGCAGCAGGTGACCTGACTGCCCGCCTGCCCGCCTGGCAATGGGGTCAGCGTGAAGACAATAGCTGGGGCATCATCGATAAAAATCCAGCCTCCGATGCCGACTTGTGGATAGCCTACAGCCTCGGCGTTGCCGGAGAAGTCTGGAAAGAAAAACGCTATGCCGCCCTGTCCAGCCTGCTGGCACAAAGAATATTGAATGAAGAAACCGCAGAGCTGCCCGGACTGGGATTGAGCCTCTTGCCGGCACCAAGCGGCTTTAACCTGCCAAATAATCAATGGAAGCTCAATGCCAGCTACCTGCCACTGCCTTTGCTGCGCTGGTTTGAGCAAAAAGAAAGCGATGAACGCTGGAAGCGTATGGTCTCCCCGGCAGTGCGCCTGATTGCTGGCAGTGCCCCCAAAGGCTACGCCGCCGACTGGATTATCTATGACGCGCAAAAAGGCTTCCTGCCAGATACGCAGGGCGTAGAAAAAGGCCAGGGTGCTTACAATGCCATCCGCATATATCTGTGGACTGGCATGATGGCAAGCCAGGATGCAGAGCGCGCAAATTTACTGAAGTTGCTGCGTCCCATGGCGCAGATCGTGGATAGCAAAGGATATCCGCCAGAATATATCGACATCCTGACTGGCGACATCAATGGCCCCGGCTCCAGCGGTTTTAGTGCCGCACTGCTGCCCTTCCTGCAAGCGCAAGGGGTACAGAAGACGATAGTACAACAGCAATTACGTCTGCAGGCGCAACCCATCAAGGCAGATGCCTACTATGATCAGGTGCTGTCCTTGTTTGCCCTGGGCTGGCAAGAAAAGCGCTTCCGTTTTGATGCTCGCGGGGAAGTTGACTTTTACTGGCAGCACTTTTGCTGGCGCCTATTCTAA
- the fabI gene encoding enoyl-ACP reductase FabI — protein sequence MAFLQGKKILITGLLSNRSIAYGIAQACKREGAELAFTYVGERFKDRITDFAAEFDSKLIFDCDVASDEQIEAVFADLGKSWDKLDGLVHAIGFAPREAIAGEFLDGFSREAFRIAHDISAYSFPAMAKAALPLLREDSALLTLSYLGAIRAIPHYNTMGMAKASLEASVRYLAEHLGKKGIRVNGISAGPIKTLAASGIKDFGKLLGFVAEHAPLRRNVTIEDVGNTAAFLLSPLANGITGEITYVDGGFSHVMGLNADSYDK from the coding sequence ATGGCATTTCTGCAAGGCAAAAAAATTCTGATCACCGGTTTGTTGTCCAACCGTTCCATCGCTTATGGCATCGCCCAGGCTTGCAAACGCGAAGGCGCTGAACTGGCATTTACCTATGTAGGCGAACGTTTCAAAGACAGGATTACTGATTTTGCGGCTGAATTTGACAGCAAACTGATCTTTGATTGCGACGTGGCCAGCGACGAGCAAATTGAAGCAGTATTTGCTGACCTGGGCAAATCCTGGGACAAACTTGATGGCCTGGTACATGCTATCGGCTTTGCGCCGCGCGAAGCGATTGCAGGTGAATTCCTTGATGGTTTCTCCCGCGAAGCTTTCCGCATCGCGCATGACATTTCTGCCTACAGTTTCCCGGCAATGGCAAAAGCTGCGCTGCCACTGCTGCGTGAAGACTCTGCCCTGCTGACACTGTCTTACCTGGGTGCCATCCGCGCCATCCCGCATTACAACACCATGGGTATGGCCAAAGCATCTCTAGAAGCCTCAGTACGCTACCTGGCAGAACACCTGGGCAAAAAAGGCATACGCGTCAATGGTATCTCTGCTGGCCCTATCAAGACCCTGGCTGCCAGCGGCATCAAGGACTTTGGCAAATTGCTGGGCTTTGTTGCCGAACACGCACCACTGCGCCGCAATGTGACTATCGAAGACGTGGGCAATACCGCCGCCTTCCTGCTGTCGCCACTGGCAAACGGTATTACCGGTGAAATCACTTATGTCGATGGCGGCTTCTCGCACGTCATGGGCTTGAATGCTGACTCTTACGACAAGTAA
- a CDS encoding TldD/PmbA family protein — protein sequence MQSYFLSLATHIETQLAANEVSTTWLAAESSDFVRFNHSAIRQPGHVFQLILNLQLIKGQTHAAMSFNLSGEMDMDLPTINTAIQDLRAQLADLPADPHLMIATEISDSTQILPSSLPPVASMLEQILAAAKDVDMVGLLTTGTQYRGFANSYGQRNWYETSNVNFDWSLFYATDKAVKSNYAGFTWNEAAFLSKFAAARKELALLARPPITVGAGNYRAYLSPAALNELIMMLNWGGLSEKALRTRHSCLRRLQSGEASMHAMVNICEDSRAGLEPGFQAQGFIKPEVIPLIQAGKLVGSMISPRSAKEYSLLTNGAPEDESAKSLVMQVGMLANADILKELGTGIYIANLWYLNFSDRATCRITGMTRFATFWVENGEIIAPLNVMRFDDSLFKMLGENLLALSQETEVIMDDRSYGQRHTGGAILPGALLKEMRFVL from the coding sequence ATGCAAAGTTATTTCCTGTCCCTGGCCACACATATAGAAACACAACTCGCGGCGAATGAAGTCAGCACCACCTGGCTGGCCGCAGAGTCCAGTGATTTCGTGCGCTTTAATCACAGCGCCATACGCCAGCCCGGCCATGTTTTCCAACTGATACTGAACCTGCAATTGATAAAGGGGCAAACCCATGCTGCGATGAGCTTCAATCTCAGCGGCGAAATGGACATGGATTTACCCACCATCAATACTGCAATCCAGGATTTGCGCGCGCAGTTGGCGGATTTGCCAGCAGACCCGCACCTGATGATAGCCACTGAAATCAGTGACAGCACACAGATTCTGCCATCATCCCTGCCGCCTGTAGCCAGTATGCTGGAACAGATACTGGCTGCCGCAAAAGATGTGGACATGGTGGGCTTGCTGACTACAGGTACACAATATCGCGGCTTTGCCAATTCCTATGGTCAGCGCAACTGGTACGAAACCAGCAATGTTAATTTTGACTGGAGCCTGTTTTATGCGACGGACAAGGCCGTCAAATCCAACTATGCCGGCTTCACCTGGAATGAGGCAGCATTTCTCAGTAAATTCGCCGCCGCCCGCAAAGAGCTGGCTCTGCTGGCACGACCACCAATTACGGTTGGCGCGGGCAATTACCGCGCCTACCTCAGTCCAGCTGCATTAAATGAATTAATCATGATGCTGAACTGGGGCGGCTTGTCGGAAAAAGCCTTGCGCACCCGCCATAGCTGCTTGCGCCGCTTACAATCGGGCGAAGCCAGCATGCATGCCATGGTGAATATCTGTGAAGACAGTCGTGCAGGTCTGGAACCAGGCTTTCAGGCGCAAGGCTTTATCAAACCCGAAGTAATTCCCCTGATACAGGCGGGCAAATTGGTTGGCAGCATGATTTCTCCGCGTAGCGCCAAGGAATATTCCTTGCTGACGAACGGGGCACCAGAAGATGAATCGGCAAAATCCCTGGTCATGCAGGTAGGCATGTTAGCAAATGCAGACATACTCAAAGAACTGGGTACGGGCATCTATATCGCCAATCTCTGGTATTTGAATTTTTCTGACCGCGCCACTTGCCGTATTACCGGCATGACGCGCTTTGCCACCTTCTGGGTAGAAAACGGTGAAATCATCGCGCCATTAAATGTCATGCGCTTTGATGATTCCCTGTTCAAGATGCTGGGAGAAAACCTGCTGGCGCTAAGCCAGGAAACCGAGGTCATCATGGATGACCGTTCTTACGGACAACGACATACTGGTGGCGCAATCCTGCCCGGAGCGCTGCTCAAGGAAATGCGTTTTGTATTATAA
- a CDS encoding TldD/PmbA family protein, translating into MPAVDFCSMRVVDERSEELLVRQNVLQPLRNARSHGAMLAVIHDGGYGYAATSDLSRNGLNTAMQHALHWARLSSGKTVTNFSQIPQAAVLGQYQGPAASIWTRKDLIALLMQESVTSHFSDKIVDWSASIGVTQTEQLFISSAGADIHQQFNYLIPNLSVTANEGSETQTRSLGGQYNGFCRQGGMEVLQQSGFYGAGKRIAEEALALLHAANCPSGRMDLLLMPEQMMLQIHESIGHPLELDRILGDERNFAGTSFVTPDMFGHFQYGSELLNVTYDPSRAEQFASFGWDDDGSTAEKTWIIKNGILEKPLGSALSQARAGMAGVANSRACDWNRPTIDRMANLNIEAGSSSLDEMIASVEYGVMMNTNVSWSIDDSRNKFQFGCEYGQMIRNGKLQELVKNPNYRGISESFWRSLKMVGDASTLAVMGTPFCGKGEPSQVIRVGHASPACLFDQVEVFGGEA; encoded by the coding sequence ATGCCCGCTGTTGATTTTTGCTCCATGCGCGTGGTGGATGAGCGCAGTGAAGAGCTATTGGTGAGGCAAAATGTATTGCAACCGCTGCGCAATGCCCGCAGCCATGGTGCCATGCTGGCCGTTATTCATGATGGTGGTTACGGCTATGCCGCAACCAGCGACTTGTCCCGCAATGGATTGAATACCGCAATGCAGCATGCCTTGCACTGGGCCAGGCTCAGTTCTGGTAAGACAGTAACCAATTTCAGCCAAATCCCGCAGGCCGCTGTACTTGGTCAATATCAAGGTCCAGCCGCTTCTATCTGGACCAGGAAAGACTTGATTGCCCTACTGATGCAGGAATCCGTCACATCGCATTTCAGTGACAAGATTGTAGATTGGAGTGCATCCATAGGCGTGACACAAACTGAGCAGCTATTTATCAGTAGCGCAGGTGCTGACATCCATCAGCAATTCAATTACCTGATCCCCAATCTCAGCGTTACCGCCAATGAAGGTTCAGAAACCCAGACCCGCAGTCTCGGTGGTCAATACAATGGTTTCTGCCGCCAGGGTGGAATGGAAGTTCTGCAGCAGTCTGGCTTTTATGGCGCAGGCAAACGCATTGCAGAAGAAGCACTGGCGCTATTGCACGCAGCAAACTGCCCGAGTGGCCGCATGGATTTGCTGCTAATGCCTGAACAGATGATGCTGCAAATTCATGAATCCATAGGACACCCGCTGGAACTGGACCGCATATTGGGTGATGAGCGCAATTTTGCTGGCACCAGTTTTGTCACGCCCGACATGTTTGGCCATTTTCAGTATGGATCTGAATTGCTGAACGTTACCTATGACCCCAGCCGGGCAGAACAATTTGCCAGCTTTGGCTGGGATGATGATGGCAGTACTGCAGAAAAAACCTGGATCATCAAAAACGGCATACTGGAAAAACCTTTAGGCAGCGCCCTTTCCCAAGCCCGCGCCGGCATGGCAGGCGTCGCCAATTCACGCGCTTGCGACTGGAACCGCCCAACTATAGACCGCATGGCCAACCTGAATATAGAAGCAGGCAGCAGCAGCCTCGATGAAATGATAGCCAGCGTTGAATATGGTGTAATGATGAATACCAATGTGTCCTGGTCTATTGATGATTCCCGCAATAAATTCCAGTTCGGTTGTGAGTACGGGCAAATGATACGCAACGGCAAATTGCAGGAACTGGTCAAGAACCCGAATTATCGCGGCATCTCAGAAAGCTTTTGGCGTTCGCTGAAGATGGTCGGTGATGCCTCTACGCTGGCAGTCATGGGCACGCCCTTCTGTGGCAAAGGTGAGCCATCCCAAGTCATACGCGTAGGCCACGCTTCGCCAGCCTGCCTGTTTGATCAGGTAGAAGTATTTGGAGGTGAAGCCTGA
- a CDS encoding ABC transporter ATP-binding protein, translated as MSQDNTNQALLKVENLRVSFRVNKKDSVETVKGISFEIPRNSTVALVGESGSGKSVSSLAVMGLLPPDTSSIAADSRIIFEGRSLLELSIAERRDLCGKEISMIFQEPMTSLNPVFTVGFQIGEVLRLHMGMDAKQARKRAIELLEEVGIPDPKNKIDAYPSQMSGGQQQRVMIAMAIACEPKLLIADEPTTALDVTIQKQIIDLIDALRIKHKMSVLFITHDLALVGEIADHVIVMRNGEIREAGTVEQIFESPKDTYTQALLHCRPTLDTRPWRLPVIADFMNNNGALVEQKQRPRGLKGDEEIVLEVKDLGKSFYSREGFFGKKEFKAVEGVSFKLARGKTLGVVGESGSGKTTVGLTLMRLHQATSGQALFEGKDILSMSNKEFHHYKRRIQIIFQNPYASLNPRFTVGQILMEPMYIHNIGANDSERSAMAYQLLEKVGLPTAAFHRYPHEFSGGQRQRIAIARCLTMKPEVLVCDESVSALDVSVQAQVLNLLQDLQEEFGLSYIFISHDLAVVKYIADQVMVMNKGKVVELANSDDLYLNPTQAYTRTLLNAIPKGLQH; from the coding sequence ATGAGTCAAGACAACACAAATCAAGCTTTGCTGAAAGTAGAAAACCTGCGCGTGTCTTTCCGTGTCAATAAAAAAGACAGCGTGGAAACCGTCAAGGGTATCTCCTTTGAAATACCCCGCAACTCCACCGTTGCCCTGGTCGGTGAATCAGGCAGTGGCAAATCAGTCAGCTCTCTCGCAGTCATGGGCTTGCTGCCGCCAGACACCTCCAGCATTGCCGCTGACAGCAGGATTATTTTTGAAGGCCGCAGCCTGCTGGAACTCAGCATCGCTGAAAGACGCGATCTGTGTGGCAAGGAAATTTCCATGATTTTCCAGGAGCCGATGACCTCGCTGAACCCGGTGTTTACCGTTGGCTTCCAGATAGGCGAAGTCTTGCGCCTGCACATGGGCATGGATGCAAAGCAAGCCCGCAAGCGTGCCATAGAATTGCTGGAAGAAGTCGGCATTCCCGACCCAAAGAACAAGATCGATGCCTATCCCAGCCAGATGTCTGGCGGGCAGCAACAAAGGGTCATGATTGCGATGGCGATTGCCTGCGAACCCAAATTGCTGATCGCCGATGAGCCGACCACTGCTCTCGATGTCACCATACAAAAACAGATCATCGACCTGATAGATGCACTGCGTATCAAACACAAGATGTCCGTCTTGTTCATCACCCATGACCTGGCACTGGTCGGTGAAATTGCCGACCATGTCATTGTCATGCGCAATGGAGAAATTCGCGAAGCGGGTACGGTAGAACAAATTTTTGAGAGCCCGAAAGATACCTATACCCAGGCGCTGTTGCACTGTCGCCCTACCCTTGATACCCGCCCATGGCGCTTGCCGGTGATTGCTGATTTCATGAATAACAACGGCGCACTGGTCGAGCAAAAACAGCGCCCGCGTGGTCTCAAGGGTGATGAAGAAATCGTGCTCGAAGTCAAGGACCTGGGCAAGAGTTTCTACTCCCGCGAAGGTTTCTTTGGCAAAAAAGAATTCAAGGCTGTTGAAGGCGTCTCTTTCAAACTCGCGCGCGGCAAAACCTTGGGCGTAGTGGGTGAATCAGGCTCAGGCAAAACCACGGTGGGCCTGACATTGATGCGCCTGCACCAGGCAACCTCTGGCCAGGCCCTGTTTGAAGGCAAGGATATCCTGTCCATGTCAAACAAGGAATTCCATCACTACAAGCGCCGCATACAAATCATTTTCCAGAACCCGTATGCATCGCTGAACCCACGCTTTACGGTGGGCCAGATTTTGATGGAACCCATGTACATCCATAATATCGGCGCCAATGACAGTGAGCGCTCTGCCATGGCTTATCAGTTGCTGGAAAAAGTCGGCCTGCCTACTGCTGCTTTTCACCGCTACCCACATGAATTCTCGGGTGGCCAACGCCAGCGTATCGCGATTGCACGCTGCCTGACAATGAAACCAGAAGTGCTGGTCTGCGATGAGTCAGTATCTGCGCTGGACGTATCGGTGCAGGCGCAGGTATTGAACCTGCTGCAGGATTTGCAGGAAGAATTTGGCCTGTCCTACATTTTCATCTCGCATGATCTGGCGGTGGTCAAATACATTGCCGACCAGGTCATGGTGATGAACAAGGGTAAGGTTGTCGAGCTGGCCAATTCGGATGATCTGTATCTGAACCCAACCCAGGCATATACCAGGACTTTGCTGAACGCCATACCAAAAGGCTTGCAACACTAA
- a CDS encoding ABC transporter permease, translating to MSTTITNPTVQAVSPGLWALAWRRLRADKVAMIALAIVAAFLLTLILSATGIIASDWEQESGVSYAPPSFVGADTGPVAKAEVEAPPPENPLDPLADIIRELRKQPDADQAVIVNDYGIPDPLAKEMAEIRAELAKSGKAVVGERLTTLPFGADKWGHDIIKKTIKGAETSIVVGLVAAFLATLLGTMFGALAGYFGGKVDDFFNWFYSIFTSIPYLLLILSVAAVLQQKGVTTIILILAFTGWTGPFRLIRAEYMKHKAREYVWAADAIGASHWRKMFVHIFPNVSHVALVQVSILVVGFIKSEVILSFLGFGVPVGVVSWGSMLNEAQNELILGKWWQLVAATAAMAVLVTAFSLFTDALRDALDPKLK from the coding sequence ATGAGCACGACTATCACAAATCCTACTGTACAAGCAGTTTCACCCGGACTGTGGGCACTGGCCTGGCGCCGTTTGCGCGCTGACAAGGTCGCCATGATTGCCTTGGCAATCGTAGCTGCGTTTTTATTGACGCTGATACTGTCCGCGACTGGCATCATCGCCTCTGACTGGGAACAAGAAAGCGGCGTCAGTTATGCGCCACCCAGCTTTGTCGGTGCCGATACAGGCCCGGTCGCCAAGGCAGAGGTAGAAGCGCCGCCGCCAGAGAATCCACTTGACCCTTTGGCGGACATCATCCGTGAATTGCGCAAGCAACCAGATGCGGACCAGGCCGTCATCGTCAATGACTACGGCATCCCTGATCCGCTGGCAAAGGAAATGGCAGAAATCCGCGCTGAGCTGGCCAAGTCTGGAAAGGCTGTCGTGGGCGAACGCCTGACCACCCTGCCCTTTGGTGCTGACAAATGGGGACACGACATCATCAAGAAAACCATCAAGGGTGCAGAGACTTCCATCGTTGTTGGTCTGGTCGCCGCTTTCCTGGCGACCCTGCTGGGTACCATGTTTGGTGCACTGGCCGGTTACTTTGGCGGCAAAGTTGATGATTTCTTTAACTGGTTTTACAGCATTTTCACTTCCATCCCCTACCTGTTGTTGATACTGTCAGTCGCGGCTGTATTGCAGCAAAAAGGCGTGACCACCATCATTCTGATCCTGGCATTCACTGGCTGGACTGGGCCTTTCCGCCTGATCCGTGCTGAATACATGAAACACAAGGCGCGTGAATATGTATGGGCGGCAGATGCCATTGGTGCTTCGCACTGGCGCAAGATGTTCGTGCATATCTTCCCGAATGTCAGCCATGTGGCACTGGTACAGGTATCCATCCTTGTCGTCGGATTTATCAAATCTGAAGTTATCCTGAGTTTCCTGGGCTTTGGTGTGCCGGTTGGTGTGGTGTCCTGGGGCAGTATGCTGAATGAAGCGCAGAATGAATTAATTTTGGGTAAATGGTGGCAACTGGTTGCCGCAACTGCAGCGATGGCTGTGCTGGTAACAGCCTTCTCATTGTTCACCGATGCCTTGCGCGATGCGCTTGACCCAAAATTGAAATAA